In the genome of Methanomassiliicoccales archaeon, one region contains:
- a CDS encoding ABC transporter ATP-binding protein — protein sequence MSADDSKPRGPRGPAGFGPGHGPMMAGKPKSFRTAWKKMLGYMRPYIPALIVASILVIIGTIFTVIGPDKLSELTDLIAGGMMSGTIDLGGVAEIGTFLVIIYLLSTVLTYGQGFIVATIVQKLSKRLRTDISEKINRMPLRYFDKTSYGDVLSRVTNDVDTISMSMNQSVGMLMSAAALLIGSLVMMLMNDVIMTAAAVLSALAGFMLMAFIMIKSQKHFQRQQKHLGRLNGHVEEMYTGHVIVKAYNGEKAAQNEFDSINDELFDSAFKSLFLSGMMMPLMGFIGNFGYVAVCIVGAVQVLNGAISIGVIVAFMVYVRLFTQPLTQLGQAMTSLQSVAAASERVFEFLEEPEMENEDGKKLVHTDVKGDVEFRNVSFGYTPEREVIHNFSFHVRPGQKVAIVGPTGAGKTTIVNLLMRFYEVNSGDILIDGISTKELTRNNVHGMFCMVLQDTWLFEGTIRENIAYRKEGVTDEMIEEACKAAGIHHFVATLPDGYNTKLDDESKISMGQKQQVTIARAVVQNAPLLILDEATSSVDTRTEKIIQKAMDDLTVGRTSFIIAHRLSTIKDADTILVMREGSIVEMGTHEELLGQGGFYSDLYNSQFENCE from the coding sequence ATGAGCGCCGACGATAGCAAGCCTAGAGGGCCTAGGGGTCCCGCCGGATTCGGTCCCGGGCACGGCCCGATGATGGCCGGCAAGCCGAAAAGCTTCAGGACGGCCTGGAAGAAGATGCTGGGCTATATGCGCCCATACATCCCGGCGCTGATCGTAGCGTCCATACTGGTGATCATAGGAACCATATTCACGGTCATAGGTCCCGACAAGCTGAGCGAGCTGACGGACCTCATCGCCGGCGGGATGATGTCCGGAACGATAGATCTGGGCGGCGTAGCGGAGATAGGTACCTTCTTGGTGATCATCTACCTGCTTTCGACCGTCCTTACGTACGGCCAGGGTTTCATAGTCGCCACCATCGTGCAGAAGCTTTCCAAGCGTCTGCGCACGGACATCTCGGAGAAGATAAACCGCATGCCTCTGAGGTATTTCGATAAAACGAGCTACGGGGACGTGCTGAGCCGGGTGACGAACGATGTGGACACCATCAGCATGTCCATGAACCAGAGCGTGGGCATGTTGATGAGCGCCGCCGCGCTTCTCATCGGATCGCTGGTCATGATGCTCATGAACGACGTGATCATGACGGCAGCGGCCGTGCTTTCGGCCCTCGCCGGCTTCATGCTCATGGCCTTCATCATGATCAAGTCGCAGAAGCACTTCCAGCGCCAGCAGAAGCATCTCGGGCGATTGAACGGCCACGTGGAGGAAATGTACACCGGACACGTGATCGTTAAAGCGTATAACGGCGAGAAGGCCGCCCAGAACGAGTTCGACTCGATCAACGACGAGCTGTTCGACAGCGCGTTCAAATCGTTGTTCCTGTCGGGAATGATGATGCCGCTGATGGGCTTCATCGGTAACTTCGGGTATGTCGCCGTATGCATCGTAGGCGCGGTGCAAGTGCTCAATGGCGCCATATCCATCGGGGTCATCGTGGCCTTCATGGTCTACGTTCGGTTATTCACCCAGCCGCTGACGCAGTTGGGACAGGCAATGACCAGCCTGCAGTCGGTGGCAGCCGCTTCCGAAAGGGTCTTCGAGTTCCTGGAGGAGCCGGAGATGGAGAACGAGGACGGCAAGAAGCTGGTCCATACGGACGTAAAGGGGGACGTGGAGTTCCGCAACGTATCGTTCGGCTATACGCCGGAACGCGAGGTCATCCACAACTTCTCCTTCCACGTCCGGCCCGGGCAGAAGGTGGCCATCGTCGGTCCTACCGGCGCCGGAAAGACTACCATCGTGAACTTGCTGATGCGCTTCTATGAGGTGAACTCCGGGGACATTCTGATCGACGGGATCTCTACCAAGGAGCTCACCAGGAACAACGTGCACGGCATGTTCTGCATGGTGCTGCAGGACACCTGGCTGTTCGAAGGTACGATACGGGAGAACATCGCCTATCGGAAAGAGGGAGTCACGGACGAGATGATCGAGGAAGCGTGCAAGGCCGCGGGCATACACCACTTCGTCGCCACGCTCCCGGACGGCTACAACACCAAGCTGGACGATGAGTCGAAGATATCCATGGGGCAGAAGCAGCAGGTGACCATCGCCCGGGCGGTGGTGCAGAACGCTCCACTGTTGATACTGGACGAGGCGACCAGCTCCGTGGACACCAGGACCGAGAAGATCATCCAGAAGGCGATGGATGACCTCACCGTGGGAAGGACCTCCTTCATCATCGCCCACCGTCTCTCCACCATCAAGGATGCCGACACCATCCTGGTGATGAGGGAAGGGAGCATCGTGGAGATGGGGACGCACGAGGAGCTTCTGGGCCAGGGCGGGTTCTACAGCGACCTGTACAACAGCCAGTTCGAGAACTGCGAATGA
- a CDS encoding ABC transporter ATP-binding protein produces the protein MILKHLKAKEWALIVACTGFIVLQVWLDLEIPDYMYHITTLLQTGGTVGQVMDEGWPMLGLALSSLGTALIIGYIAAYVATSLAKRIRSMQFHKVQSFSANEINKFSTASLITRATNDVTQVQMAVAIGMQVIVKAPIMAGWAIIKISGKSWQWTTATAVAIIVMLTLIGILMYFVIPRFKKIQWLTDDVNRHMRENLKGIRVIRAYNAEKFQENKFEKANEELTANNLFTSRAMALLMPVMSSVIGILALSIYWIGAFLIDAASGLPAQIALFSDMIVYLAYAMQVVMGFMMLVIVFFILPRAMVSAKRIEEIIETEPSIKDGTVADQPGNGEIVFDKVSFKYPGAADYVLKDISFKADQGEIVAFVGSTGSGKSTIVNLLLRSYDVTDGKVLVDGVDVRDYTQDALHKKMGYVPQKATLFSGTVFSNVAYGDMSVERTEADVRTAVAIAQGEEFVEAMDGRYNASIAQGGTNVSGGQKQRLSIARAVCRRPEIYIFDDSFSALDYRTDRSLRSALKRETADVTSIIVAQRVGTIMDADKIVVLDNGSVAGIGKHRELLDTCPVYREIVESQLTEEDMRR, from the coding sequence ATGATATTGAAGCATCTCAAAGCGAAGGAATGGGCTCTCATCGTCGCATGCACGGGCTTCATCGTCCTGCAGGTTTGGCTGGACCTGGAGATCCCTGATTACATGTACCATATCACCACCCTGCTGCAGACCGGCGGGACGGTGGGGCAGGTGATGGACGAGGGCTGGCCGATGCTCGGCCTGGCGCTGAGCAGCCTGGGGACGGCGCTTATTATCGGCTACATCGCCGCGTACGTGGCGACGTCGCTGGCCAAGCGCATCCGTTCCATGCAGTTCCATAAGGTGCAGTCGTTCTCTGCGAACGAGATCAACAAGTTCTCCACGGCCAGCTTGATCACCAGGGCGACGAACGATGTCACCCAGGTGCAGATGGCCGTGGCCATCGGGATGCAGGTCATCGTCAAAGCGCCGATAATGGCTGGCTGGGCGATAATTAAGATATCTGGCAAGAGCTGGCAGTGGACCACCGCCACCGCCGTGGCCATCATCGTTATGCTCACTCTCATCGGGATCCTGATGTACTTCGTCATCCCCCGCTTCAAGAAGATCCAATGGCTGACGGACGACGTCAACAGGCACATGCGGGAGAACCTGAAGGGGATTCGCGTCATCAGGGCATATAACGCTGAGAAATTTCAGGAGAATAAGTTCGAGAAGGCTAACGAAGAACTGACGGCGAACAACCTGTTCACCAGCCGCGCGATGGCGCTATTGATGCCAGTCATGTCTTCGGTGATCGGTATTCTGGCGCTATCCATCTACTGGATAGGGGCTTTCCTCATCGACGCCGCCTCCGGGCTTCCGGCGCAGATAGCCCTGTTCTCGGACATGATCGTGTACCTGGCGTACGCCATGCAGGTCGTGATGGGATTCATGATGCTGGTCATCGTGTTCTTCATCCTCCCCAGGGCCATGGTATCCGCCAAGAGGATAGAGGAGATCATAGAGACCGAGCCGTCGATAAAAGACGGGACCGTTGCCGACCAACCGGGCAACGGGGAGATTGTGTTCGACAAGGTCAGCTTCAAGTACCCTGGCGCCGCGGACTACGTGCTCAAGGACATCAGCTTCAAGGCTGACCAAGGTGAGATAGTCGCCTTCGTCGGTTCGACCGGCAGCGGGAAGAGCACCATCGTGAACTTGCTGCTGCGTTCCTACGACGTCACGGACGGGAAGGTCCTGGTGGACGGCGTGGACGTCCGCGATTACACCCAGGATGCGCTGCATAAGAAGATGGGATACGTGCCGCAGAAGGCCACGCTGTTCTCGGGGACGGTGTTCTCCAACGTCGCTTACGGCGACATGTCCGTGGAGCGCACGGAGGCAGACGTCCGTACCGCCGTCGCCATCGCCCAAGGTGAGGAGTTCGTGGAGGCCATGGACGGAAGATACAACGCCTCCATCGCACAGGGCGGAACGAACGTTTCCGGAGGGCAGAAACAGCGTTTGTCCATCGCTAGGGCTGTTTGCCGCCGCCCGGAGATCTACATATTCGACGACTCTTTCTCCGCCCTGGATTACCGTACGGACCGTAGTCTCAGGAGCGCCCTGAAGCGGGAGACGGCCGACGTCACCAGCATCATCGTGGCGCAGAGGGTCGGGACGATAATGGACGCCGACAAGATAGTGGTACTGGACAACGGTTCCGTGGCCGGAATAGGAAAGCACCGCGAGCTCCTGGACACCTGCCCGGTGTACAGGGAGATCGTGGAGTCTCAGCTCACCGAGGAGGACATGAGACGATGA